One Paenibacillus crassostreae DNA segment encodes these proteins:
- a CDS encoding LysR family transcriptional regulator has protein sequence MNLEQINTFLQVYQLQSFKEASYQMYLPQPTISQRIIQLEKELGKNTSNTKQEEYNTYRRGESFFALRPIHTRRSAGRKRSGSTKWNKAKRGNFPLDATRL, from the coding sequence ATGAACCTAGAACAGATCAACACTTTTCTCCAGGTGTATCAATTACAAAGCTTTAAGGAAGCCTCTTATCAGATGTATTTGCCTCAGCCGACGATCTCCCAACGTATCATCCAGTTGGAGAAAGAGCTTGGAAAAAACACTTCTAATACGAAGCAAGAGGAATATAACACTTACCGAAGAGGGGAGAGCTTTTTTGCCCTACGCCCAATACATACAAGGCGCTCTGCTGGAAGGAAAAGAAGCGGGTCAACAAAGTGGAACAAGGCAAAACGGGGAAACTTTCCATTGGATGCAACACGCCTTTAA
- a CDS encoding ABC transporter permease — protein MSKPEAVLPNMRNVTRKFPSFQIPGFNIIRTNKKAKWGLGILLPIVLLTALAPILPIPEPLVTNVSSSLQTPSLDHPFGTDKLGRDVLSRTLAGIKISLLVGFSVAFIALIVGVLLGTIAGFFGKTVDRVIMSVVDIFLAFPSLLLAIGLVSIMGAGWIPVVIAISFADVPRFIRLQRSLVISLKSRTFIDAARSVQASQFWLMSKHIIPNTISSMLVATSISAENAILVEASLSFLGLGIMPPTPSLGNLIQEGQMYLQQAWWISTLPGLVILAITISLYFLSDGIREALEPRSRK, from the coding sequence GTGAGTAAGCCAGAAGCGGTTCTGCCCAATATGAGGAATGTAACTAGAAAATTTCCGAGCTTCCAAATTCCTGGATTTAACATTATCAGGACCAATAAAAAGGCAAAGTGGGGATTAGGGATATTGCTGCCTATCGTGCTGCTGACTGCTCTAGCCCCGATATTACCTATACCGGAGCCCTTGGTGACCAACGTGTCTTCCAGCTTGCAGACCCCTTCATTGGACCATCCATTTGGTACCGATAAACTGGGCCGTGATGTTCTTAGTCGTACATTGGCAGGCATCAAAATATCTCTTCTTGTAGGTTTTAGCGTTGCATTTATAGCATTGATTGTTGGGGTTCTGCTAGGTACAATAGCTGGTTTTTTCGGCAAAACGGTCGATCGAGTAATAATGAGTGTAGTCGATATCTTCTTGGCTTTTCCTTCATTACTCCTTGCGATAGGGCTTGTATCGATTATGGGGGCAGGCTGGATACCCGTAGTCATCGCTATTTCTTTTGCGGATGTTCCAAGATTTATAAGGCTGCAGCGCTCCCTAGTCATTAGTCTGAAATCCAGGACATTTATCGATGCTGCCCGATCTGTGCAAGCGAGCCAATTCTGGTTGATGTCCAAACATATTATTCCGAATACGATTTCATCTATGTTGGTTGCAACCAGTATTTCAGCAGAAAATGCCATTCTGGTAGAAGCAAGCTTGAGTTTTCTGGGGTTAGGAATTATGCCTCCAACCCCTTCATTAGGCAATTTGATTCAGGAAGGACAAATGTATTTGCAGCAAGCGTGGTGGATTTCTACCTTGCCTGGTCTGGTTATATTGGCCATTACTATCAGTTTGTATTTCCTGTCTGATGGAATACGTGAAGCACTGGAACCACGCTCCAGAAAGTAA
- a CDS encoding site-specific integrase produces MQDWIQSMTISMELRGFAKSTQRMYLAHMKRFYLFCGKPPASVGYDEVRAFLHHAIKRRKLSSAYVNSAYGAIKFFYQSVLFREWNMLHIPRVKKKSFLPTILTFQEVCQILDATRKS; encoded by the coding sequence ATGCAAGATTGGATTCAATCCATGACAATTTCAATGGAGTTACGTGGATTTGCCAAAAGCACTCAAAGAATGTATTTAGCTCATATGAAACGTTTCTATTTATTTTGTGGTAAGCCTCCTGCATCCGTTGGGTATGATGAAGTTCGAGCTTTTCTTCATCATGCCATTAAACGAAGGAAACTCAGTTCTGCCTACGTGAATTCTGCTTATGGCGCCATCAAGTTTTTTTACCAATCTGTGCTTTTTCGCGAATGGAATATGCTGCATATTCCGAGAGTGAAGAAGAAATCTTTTCTCCCCACCATACTGACGTTCCAAGAAGTTTGCCAGATCCTCGATGCTACCCGCAAATCTTAA
- a CDS encoding ABC transporter substrate-binding protein: protein MRNVRMGWAILVVISMMVISACGSTTTANKGTNTAGNAKASATGEPTGGDKELVVRFYDNPAGFDPATIFRVENENIAFNVFGGLTTYDGETGELVPDLAESWETSDNKIWTFHLRKGVQWQSGYGEFTAADVQYSYNRIMDPATASTYSAEFADVVKIETPDDYTVVIELSKPNGNFLHVVANYHQGQIVKQEAIEAGGDQVKFNPIGTGPYYVEKIDVNSEIVLARHEDYYKGPAPIKRITFPIIKMNPTLQLPCKMGRLM, encoded by the coding sequence ATGAGAAACGTAAGAATGGGATGGGCAATACTGGTTGTTATAAGTATGATGGTGATTTCAGCGTGTGGGAGTACTACAACAGCTAATAAGGGAACGAATACGGCAGGAAATGCAAAAGCTTCTGCAACTGGAGAACCTACTGGCGGGGATAAAGAATTAGTCGTGAGGTTTTATGATAATCCAGCCGGGTTTGATCCAGCAACCATTTTCCGAGTTGAGAATGAGAACATTGCTTTCAATGTGTTCGGTGGATTAACTACCTATGATGGAGAAACGGGTGAGCTTGTTCCGGATCTAGCGGAATCCTGGGAGACTTCGGACAATAAGATCTGGACGTTTCACCTCAGAAAAGGTGTGCAGTGGCAATCAGGATATGGTGAGTTCACGGCGGCAGATGTCCAATACAGCTATAACCGGATTATGGATCCGGCAACTGCCTCCACGTATTCCGCTGAATTTGCGGATGTAGTCAAGATAGAAACGCCAGATGACTATACAGTAGTTATCGAGCTAAGTAAGCCCAATGGTAACTTCCTGCATGTCGTAGCGAACTATCATCAAGGGCAGATCGTGAAACAAGAAGCGATCGAAGCCGGTGGTGATCAGGTTAAATTCAACCCAATAGGCACAGGTCCTTATTATGTGGAGAAAATTGATGTCAACTCTGAAATCGTGCTGGCCAGACATGAAGATTATTATAAGGGACCTGCACCGATCAAAAGAATTACTTTCCCCATTATCAAAATGAATCCAACGCTACAATTGCCCTGCAAAATGGGGAGATTGATGTGA
- a CDS encoding ABC transporter permease, with translation MFGYMMKRFLQLTVTLFGVVTLVFFALRLLPGDATAAMAGDNLSGEALERLREQMGLNEPLYSQYFSYLGSLLRLDFGNTLITNLPLMEMLMKSVPITMTIALITIVLAIAISIPLGTLAAYMAHKGKKTLDNIITWAAMVVDLMPAFWTSLLLLLILSLSLGIFPASGAVTFEDPVMLMKRIAIPVIVLTITQLAILTRMTRTAVLEVLNEDYIRTGTFIGNV, from the coding sequence GTGTTTGGATACATGATGAAAAGATTCTTGCAATTAACGGTTACCCTGTTCGGGGTGGTTACGCTTGTATTCTTCGCTTTGCGGCTCCTTCCTGGTGATGCGACGGCGGCTATGGCCGGAGATAATCTTTCGGGAGAAGCGCTGGAAAGATTACGAGAACAGATGGGGCTCAATGAGCCCCTCTACTCCCAATATTTCAGCTATCTGGGTTCTCTGCTCAGATTGGACTTCGGCAATACACTGATTACCAATCTGCCGTTGATGGAGATGTTAATGAAATCAGTACCGATAACGATGACTATTGCCCTTATTACAATCGTGCTCGCGATAGCCATCTCTATCCCTCTAGGAACACTAGCGGCCTATATGGCTCATAAAGGCAAAAAAACATTGGATAATATCATCACTTGGGCCGCCATGGTGGTGGATCTAATGCCGGCATTTTGGACATCCTTGCTGCTTTTGTTGATATTATCGCTGTCCCTCGGGATTTTCCCGGCAAGTGGAGCCGTTACTTTTGAAGATCCGGTAATGCTTATGAAACGAATAGCGATTCCTGTAATTGTTCTGACGATCACCCAGTTGGCTATTCTTACGAGAATGACCAGAACTGCGGTATTGGAAGTATTAAATGAGGATTATATTCGTACCGGCACGTTCATTGGGAATGTCTGA
- a CDS encoding IS110 family transposase has translation MLLKVRVFAAAFLSYHDCMYKPFSHTHDDLNHLLSILEQIKQATGQKPTVVLEATGNYSKPLVSFFSSYGYSVIVLNPLLTHQLKQKAVRKVKTDPIDAYVSPMSFTYNLLNLKLS, from the coding sequence ATGTTGCTAAAGGTAAGAGTGTTTGCTGCTGCTTTTCTTTCTTACCATGACTGTATGTACAAACCATTCTCTCATACCCATGACGACCTCAATCATCTCCTATCGATCTTGGAGCAGATAAAGCAAGCCACAGGTCAGAAACCCACCGTTGTTTTAGAAGCTACCGGCAATTATTCCAAACCTCTCGTTTCTTTCTTTTCTTCGTATGGTTATTCTGTCATTGTTCTGAATCCATTACTTACTCATCAGCTGAAGCAAAAGGCCGTGCGGAAGGTCAAGACCGATCCTATCGACGCATACGTATCACCCATGTCTTTTACTTACAATCTCCTGAACCTCAAGTTGAGTTAA
- a CDS encoding tyrosine-type recombinase/integrase codes for MLPANLKHKTILTTIYSQVLRVSEVAHLQLTDIHSPDMRLLVRQAKGGKDRYSILSDHNLLLLRQYWKAYRPSPWLFPGVPDTKPISVRSIQSIFKNSLHASGITKNVSCTPCVIALQPTY; via the coding sequence ATGCTACCCGCAAATCTTAAGCACAAAACCATTCTTACCACCATTTACTCGCAGGTCCTTCGCGTGAGCGAAGTGGCTCATCTGCAATTGACAGACATTCACAGTCCAGACATGCGCCTTTTGGTTCGTCAAGCCAAAGGGGGTAAGGATCGTTACTCCATTTTATCCGACCATAATCTTCTGCTTCTTCGTCAATACTGGAAGGCTTACCGCCCCTCCCCTTGGCTTTTTCCAGGTGTCCCGGATACGAAGCCCATTTCAGTGCGGAGTATTCAGTCTATTTTTAAGAATTCATTGCATGCTTCTGGGATAACTAAAAATGTATCGTGCACACCTTGCGTCATTGCTTTGCAACCCACCTATTAA
- a CDS encoding MFS transporter encodes MNNKSYPIHLLSVTSLGVLLVTLNLSSLNVALPELTAHFKADALESNWILLSYMLFTSVLILVFGKLSDIYGRRTLYLTGLILFTIVSLLCGLSPNVWTLIILRIIQAAGGALVITNTTPLITDAFKQKDLGTALGINVLVASAAQLLGPVVGGYLIYMLDWRWIFWFNVPIGLIGIIWAFIILRPVPGKLRGEKIDVIGNLCILFGLGGLVFAFSIGGIIGWNTIPVIVGGSMFVLFGAYFIWWEQRVKYPSIDFTLFRDRTFAMANLSTFLNSLARSSVVLLIALFYQVIYKENTFTVAIHVLPVTVGMIIASPIVGFLSGKYSTKLLSTVGLSISAIGMLLLTIHTHAEASTVWIGIGQFLVGFGSGVFMTPNTKSIMLTVPVEKRGMANGLRSMLQNMGTVISTAFSLMLVTSVLPPFLKDSIYQGVNARVTEADMSLISNGFQLAFAVMTILTLLAIAISFLRDEKREEMIIGTIQATIHPTKGR; translated from the coding sequence ATGAATAACAAGTCCTATCCCATACATTTGCTATCGGTGACGAGTCTGGGAGTGCTGCTTGTTACTTTGAATCTAAGCTCACTTAATGTGGCATTACCTGAGTTAACGGCTCATTTCAAAGCAGATGCACTAGAGTCCAACTGGATTTTATTGTCCTATATGCTCTTTACCTCCGTACTTATTTTAGTCTTCGGGAAACTGTCCGATATTTATGGTCGTCGGACACTTTATTTGACCGGACTGATTCTGTTCACTATTGTGAGCTTGTTATGCGGATTGTCGCCTAATGTATGGACTTTGATTATTTTACGTATCATTCAGGCAGCTGGCGGGGCCCTGGTCATAACCAATACGACCCCTTTAATTACGGATGCATTCAAACAAAAGGATTTAGGTACAGCCCTTGGAATCAATGTGCTTGTGGCCTCAGCTGCACAGTTGCTTGGACCTGTGGTGGGTGGATATTTAATCTATATGCTAGATTGGCGCTGGATATTTTGGTTTAATGTCCCGATTGGACTAATAGGCATCATTTGGGCTTTCATTATCCTGCGTCCGGTTCCAGGCAAACTGCGAGGTGAGAAAATTGATGTCATCGGAAATCTATGTATTCTCTTTGGACTTGGCGGCTTGGTGTTTGCCTTCTCCATAGGTGGCATTATCGGGTGGAACACGATCCCGGTTATTGTTGGCGGAAGTATGTTCGTTCTGTTTGGCGCTTACTTCATATGGTGGGAACAGAGGGTGAAATACCCGTCCATCGATTTCACCCTGTTTCGGGATCGGACGTTTGCGATGGCCAATCTGTCCACCTTTTTGAACTCTCTCGCACGATCTTCGGTGGTCCTTCTAATCGCATTATTTTATCAGGTCATTTATAAGGAGAATACTTTTACTGTAGCTATTCATGTATTACCCGTAACCGTGGGCATGATTATTGCCTCGCCGATCGTTGGTTTTCTTAGTGGGAAGTACAGCACGAAGTTGCTCTCTACGGTCGGTTTGTCTATTTCAGCCATAGGGATGTTGCTTTTGACTATACATACCCACGCAGAGGCTTCAACGGTCTGGATCGGAATTGGACAATTTCTGGTAGGTTTCGGCTCCGGCGTGTTTATGACACCCAATACTAAATCCATCATGCTGACTGTACCGGTGGAAAAAAGGGGTATGGCTAACGGATTACGCTCCATGTTACAGAATATGGGCACCGTCATCAGTACTGCGTTTTCCTTAATGCTGGTTACCAGTGTATTGCCACCCTTTCTGAAGGATTCGATCTATCAAGGTGTCAATGCACGGGTAACAGAAGCTGATATGTCCCTCATCTCCAACGGGTTCCAACTGGCATTTGCAGTGATGACTATATTGACATTGCTGGCCATTGCGATCTCCTTTCTCCGTGATGAAAAACGAGAGGAAATGATAATAGGCACGATCCAGGCAACTATCCATCCAACAAAGGGGAGATAA
- a CDS encoding ABC transporter permease, whose product MRIIFVPARSLGMSEILVVFRHALKNAALPIVTVLGISFGNLLNGTVIVEFIFSIPGIGTLLVNGIYSRDYPLVQTLILFYAFIFIVVNFLTDIVYKKIDPRVQF is encoded by the coding sequence ATGAGGATTATATTCGTACCGGCACGTTCATTGGGAATGTCTGAGATATTGGTGGTCTTCCGTCATGCTCTGAAGAATGCAGCATTACCAATTGTAACAGTATTGGGTATTAGCTTTGGTAATTTGTTGAATGGAACCGTTATTGTGGAGTTTATCTTCTCCATTCCGGGAATAGGAACCTTATTGGTAAACGGAATATACAGCAGAGATTATCCGCTCGTTCAAACTTTAATATTGTTCTACGCCTTTATATTTATAGTAGTCAATTTTTTAACAGATATCGTGTATAAAAAAATCGATCCTCGTGTTCAGTTTTAA
- a CDS encoding LysR family transcriptional regulator substrate-binding protein codes for MEQGKTGKLSIGCNTPLTSSVLPYILDTFSEKYPKVSIDIDTSSTPLLVRLIRQREIQLAITPHTNGDSGLIYQDVFSEPYCLIVSPTHPFAKKGKVSLEEISHEPLIIYRKNTLYRDMIDIIMVQENLFYKAKFETNNLQLIKHLIKKNAGIHISGKNTYER; via the coding sequence GTGGAACAAGGCAAAACGGGGAAACTTTCCATTGGATGCAACACGCCTTTAACGAGTTCTGTATTGCCCTACATTTTGGATACTTTTAGCGAAAAGTACCCCAAGGTTTCTATCGATATCGACACCTCTTCCACGCCCTTACTCGTTCGTCTAATCAGACAAAGAGAAATCCAACTGGCGATCACTCCCCATACCAATGGGGATTCCGGACTCATCTATCAGGATGTATTCAGTGAACCTTATTGTTTAATCGTCTCCCCAACGCATCCCTTTGCCAAGAAAGGTAAGGTTTCATTAGAAGAAATTTCGCATGAGCCTCTCATTATCTATCGAAAGAACACACTATATAGAGACATGATTGACATCATCATGGTTCAGGAAAACCTATTCTATAAAGCAAAGTTTGAAACCAATAATCTACAACTAATCAAACACCTGATCAAAAAAAATGCAGGCATTCATATATCAGGGAAAAATACATATGAGAGATGA
- a CDS encoding GNAT family N-acetyltransferase gives MLAIRKEDRTPVGHAGLVYQNVEGKSETEVGYWISQNFWGQGYATESAIRWRDYGINTIGKRRLISIIQHANKNINSCCHKEWNET, from the coding sequence ATGTTGGCAATTCGCAAGGAAGATCGAACACCAGTAGGTCATGCTGGATTGGTATATCAGAATGTCGAAGGGAAATCAGAAACTGAGGTAGGTTACTGGATTTCTCAGAACTTTTGGGGACAAGGGTATGCAACCGAATCAGCAATTAGATGGCGCGATTATGGTATTAATACGATAGGGAAAAGACGATTAATTTCAATAATACAACACGCAAATAAAAACATCAATTCATGTTGCCATAAAGAATGGAATGAAACATGA
- a CDS encoding cysteine hydrolase family protein, with the protein MNIETIWKDLLLENDQEVIERGGFGKSRGLGCRPALLVVDPQPNYMGDRKPILEQIDEYPTGAGEVAWTALEKAEPVLKLFRELELPVIFTRQTSKYMQFDNFASKSTVGRSQYAEGHPHTDLVAEVELAPTDFVIDKGYASGFVGTPLVNYLTRLQVDTLIVCGGVTSGCVRAAVVDAASLNYKVAVLYECVFDRIELSHRVSLLDMWMKYADLLSVDQAMEYLSTHATQLMKEGC; encoded by the coding sequence ATGAATATTGAAACCATTTGGAAAGATCTACTGCTTGAAAATGATCAGGAAGTCATCGAAAGAGGTGGTTTCGGCAAATCGAGAGGACTTGGCTGCCGGCCTGCATTATTGGTTGTGGATCCACAGCCTAACTATATGGGGGATCGGAAACCCATTTTGGAGCAAATAGATGAATATCCAACAGGTGCGGGAGAGGTAGCCTGGACTGCCCTAGAAAAAGCGGAACCTGTTCTAAAGTTGTTCCGTGAGCTAGAGTTGCCTGTTATTTTTACTCGTCAAACCTCGAAATATATGCAGTTCGATAACTTTGCTTCGAAGTCAACAGTGGGTCGATCCCAATATGCGGAGGGACATCCTCATACGGATCTGGTTGCAGAGGTGGAATTAGCTCCAACTGATTTTGTCATTGATAAGGGGTATGCGAGTGGTTTTGTCGGTACACCGCTGGTCAACTATTTAACGCGGCTCCAGGTAGATACCTTGATCGTGTGTGGTGGTGTTACATCGGGTTGTGTAAGAGCGGCTGTGGTGGATGCAGCCTCCCTGAATTATAAAGTGGCTGTGTTATACGAATGTGTGTTTGACCGGATAGAACTGTCGCATCGTGTAAGCCTGCTGGATATGTGGATGAAATATGCAGATCTATTATCGGTGGATCAAGCTATGGAATACCTTTCAACCCATGCAACTCAGCTAATGAAGGAAGGGTGTTAA
- a CDS encoding ABC transporter ATP-binding protein, producing MSNRENSTTSLLEVERLQTHFLTDNGAVKAVNGVSFTLERGERLAIVGESGSGKSAMAMSLIQLLAYPGQVVGGSVRLDGTELVGMNEKQLNQIRGSKIGTVFQDPMASLDPVMRISDQMVRPIRNHLKVGEKEARSIAVSWLRRVGIPDPDKRIDAYPFEMSGGMRQRVMIAMALSCNPKLILADEPTTALDVTIQAQIVELLKELTDTIGTAMIFITHDLGLVARFAQKVAVMYAGQIVEIATVEELFAHPKHPYTQSLLMTIPKVSGTRQERLLQINGFPPDMSLPIVGCSFKDRCPAASSRCSEDMPELASRGGMQSAACWMEHGLMDQDGNQVISLLGRQVEKSGTVNKKSKEDYLTGLSENVLSVKNLQKNFDKASLLPWRKGTSIKAVNGINISLKRGETIGIVGESGCGKSTTARLLLGLDKPTSGDIEVNGNVQIVFQDPNSSFNPKMKIADIIAEPLVVKNIGTKNERKERVRELIGKVGLEESFLERYPSQLSGGQRQRIGVARALALNPSVVVADEPTSALDVSVRAQIINLLCDLKDEMGLSFVFISHDLSTVRYISDTIAVMYLGEIVEYGPAEEVFLNPVHPYTQALLAAVPMPDPVFESKRTIKVLSGELPSPANPPSGCAFHSRCPLATELCLQQKPGLKEYQNKHQVSCHEVYKVSVS from the coding sequence GTGTCAAATCGAGAGAATTCTACAACATCACTGCTGGAAGTAGAGCGGCTACAAACTCACTTTTTAACGGATAACGGTGCTGTTAAAGCTGTGAACGGGGTTTCCTTTACTCTGGAACGTGGAGAACGTTTAGCCATCGTGGGTGAGAGTGGATCGGGAAAAAGCGCCATGGCTATGTCACTGATACAATTATTAGCTTATCCCGGCCAAGTTGTTGGTGGGAGCGTACGTCTCGATGGGACGGAACTGGTAGGGATGAACGAAAAACAACTAAATCAAATCCGTGGTAGCAAGATTGGAACTGTATTTCAAGATCCGATGGCCTCTCTGGACCCTGTTATGCGGATTTCAGATCAAATGGTCAGACCCATTCGCAATCACTTGAAGGTTGGGGAGAAAGAGGCACGCTCCATTGCGGTCAGTTGGTTGAGGAGGGTGGGTATCCCTGATCCGGATAAACGGATTGATGCTTATCCTTTTGAAATGAGTGGAGGGATGCGGCAGCGGGTCATGATTGCTATGGCCTTGTCATGTAATCCCAAGCTGATCCTCGCAGATGAGCCGACGACGGCTCTGGATGTGACCATTCAAGCGCAAATCGTAGAGCTGCTCAAGGAGCTGACAGATACGATTGGGACAGCCATGATTTTTATTACTCATGATCTTGGGTTAGTGGCACGTTTTGCTCAAAAAGTAGCTGTAATGTATGCCGGACAAATCGTTGAGATTGCTACTGTAGAGGAGTTGTTTGCACATCCCAAACATCCATATACGCAGAGCTTGTTAATGACCATTCCAAAGGTGAGTGGAACACGGCAGGAGAGATTACTGCAAATCAATGGTTTTCCACCTGATATGAGTTTACCCATTGTTGGTTGTTCCTTTAAAGATCGTTGTCCGGCGGCCTCCTCTCGTTGTTCTGAAGATATGCCAGAACTTGCATCACGTGGGGGGATGCAGTCAGCTGCCTGCTGGATGGAACACGGATTGATGGATCAAGATGGCAATCAAGTGATCTCATTGCTTGGTAGACAAGTAGAAAAGTCAGGTACTGTAAATAAAAAAAGCAAAGAAGACTATCTCACAGGCTTGTCGGAGAATGTCCTTTCGGTAAAAAATTTGCAGAAAAATTTCGACAAAGCATCCTTGCTGCCTTGGCGTAAAGGGACATCGATCAAAGCGGTAAATGGTATTAATATCTCTTTAAAAAGAGGAGAAACCATTGGTATTGTCGGGGAAAGCGGCTGTGGCAAAAGTACAACAGCGAGATTGCTGCTCGGATTGGACAAGCCTACATCAGGCGATATCGAAGTAAATGGGAATGTTCAAATTGTGTTTCAAGATCCCAATTCTTCCTTTAACCCGAAAATGAAAATTGCGGATATTATTGCCGAACCTCTTGTAGTGAAGAATATCGGGACAAAAAATGAACGGAAAGAAAGGGTTAGAGAGCTTATTGGGAAAGTGGGTCTGGAGGAATCATTTCTGGAGCGCTATCCAAGTCAGTTAAGCGGAGGCCAGCGGCAGCGAATAGGTGTAGCACGAGCGCTCGCCCTCAACCCTTCTGTAGTTGTAGCCGATGAACCAACATCTGCACTGGATGTTTCGGTTCGGGCGCAAATTATTAATTTACTCTGTGATCTTAAGGATGAAATGGGTTTGAGCTTCGTGTTCATTTCTCATGATCTATCAACAGTACGATATATTTCCGATACAATTGCCGTGATGTACTTAGGTGAAATTGTGGAATATGGTCCGGCGGAAGAGGTGTTCCTAAATCCCGTTCACCCCTATACACAAGCCTTATTGGCCGCAGTTCCCATGCCAGATCCGGTCTTTGAATCGAAAAGGACAATAAAAGTGTTATCAGGTGAATTGCCAAGCCCGGCCAATCCGCCATCAGGCTGTGCTTTTCACTCCCGCTGCCCACTGGCCACAGAATTATGCCTGCAGCAGAAACCGGGATTAAAAGAATACCAGAATAAACACCAGGTCTCCTGTCATGAGGTCTATAAGGTCTCGGTCTCCTGA